Within Channa argus isolate prfri chromosome 4, Channa argus male v1.0, whole genome shotgun sequence, the genomic segment taacataaataaatatattcagtgCCAGACTGTAAAGATTATACTCTATCTTTCCTGGTCTAACTATATATTAGAGCTGAACACACTAGTAGCGTTGTATCTTCCAGAACCAAaagtccaattttttttttttttatacaaaacaaattaggtatttatttttttatgatggaACTTTTCCTTTATTGCCTTGTAGCCAATGTGTCAACTATCCCTCCTTTAATGGTTAAACCTCTGATGGGCCTACTGCAGGTTTAGtaaaatttaaagtattttggGATAGAGATATGTTTCTACATATGTTGATATAACTGAGGtatgcattttacatttgcGTTTAGTTTTGATCTCTAATGACCAGTTATTGGAATATGGTATTTTAACCTTTTCCCTAAGGAGACTAGAAATTATTCTTTACTTGCACAACCAGACATTTAATTTCTCTACCTTACCTCAGCTTATTTTGCAGACACAAAAAAGTCAGTGTTGTTAAGCTGTAGAAGGAGAAAAACCCATGATCCTGATGAGGTAAAGCAGGCAGAAGTCTTTGACATATCTGTGTGTTGCTATGATTGTCTGTAACCACTCAGACTCAATCTGTACACTTTTAAATGGGAAAAACTCAGAGAATCAACAGGAAGATCCTTTAAAAGCAAAGGTGCTGGGGAGGCAGTAATCTTTAGCTGTCCTGGTTACAGAAGTCAGTGGTTGTAACATTCCATAGTTGCAGTGTAGCAGTAAGTGCTCTCATCATTACAGTGTTATTATGTTGCCATCCTCCCTCATGCTCTCTTGACTGCTACTGGCTGTGTGAGTGGGGTTTCCATTGTGGTTAGACATCATCATAGAGTTCTCACTCAGGGATGCTCCAACACTATTGGGCAATGAGACACTCTGTGGGATGGGCCTAATCACAGTGGGGTTGTGCCGCCTGTTACTAGGTGAGTCTCTGTTGaagtttgtgttgttgctgttggttATTCGGAGGTAATCATTAGGTGTCACACTGTCATTCTCCAGAATAAAGTCagcttcatcatcttcatcgtCACTGTCGCCTTCAGCAATGCTGTTGCTGTAGTAACAAAAGATAACATGGCAAATGAATACATTATTAATGTACAGATTACAGTCTAATGTTGGTTGTCTGGTatggagaatgtgaagttaaCATAAcaacatgttaaatgtttgtgaGGATTTCTTTGAGGGATCCCCCTGTCTTTTTGTTGGCAGGGGGaatttctgtcatgattctgaaagCATTTACATTCAGcacatgcttttatccaaagcaacttacaagtgaggtacaaggcaagcgaGAATCTAAGTCAAGCATTGCAATGGTAGGTCTGTGCTGCTGCTATAGTCGATCAATAGTGGAGTGCCGTCTTACCCTGTCCCAcctccttcaaatctgaatgatataaacaactttttagaaaaaaaaactgattacaaaaatatgacatttctAATACATAATttctattatatatttataatttggtAAATAAACACTGATTGTCTACAACATTTAAATCACCAAATAAGTAGCCCTTTGGCCCATGTACCCAAATGGATCTAATGGATTTCATATAACCACAACAAACCTGGTTTAGGGACCTTACAAACAGTCTtggccaaaaatatcagcaccctGGAAATTCtatcagaaaatgcaacccttcaaTCAGAAAATTGGCATTTTTATCTCAATATTTTTTAGCACGCCTCATGTAACCGtgaatgagtttcttacacctctCTACTAGAATTATGGACCACTCTtctttgcaaactgctccaggccattcagatttgaaggatgcattctcccaactgctgttttgagatctcttCTTTTAACCTCcaacatgtttgactgtagggactgtgttctttgaaggcctcatttatttttctgtaaacagtgccaTGATGATCTTAACCAAAAagttctacttttgtctcatcttttcACAGTACattctcccagaaggattgtggtttttGTCACATAcgttttggcaaactccagtcttgcttttttatgccttagtgtcagcagtggtgtcctcctgggtctcctaccatagattcccttttcattcagatggcaACAGATAGTGCAAGCTAATactgttgtaccctgtgtctgcagatcagcttgaatttgtttggaagttaatccAGGTTCATTATCCACTATTCAAACAATCCTacattgtaatttttcattagaTTTGCTCTTCCGTGTCCAGGAAGGTAAGCTTCAGTGTCATGGGGTTTAAAACTCTTGAtatatgataatgataatgataatgataatgatgaaaatgataatgataatgataatgatgataatgcGCACAGTGAACACAGGAACTTTAGATCTCTGGAGATCAAACAGTACAGTCACAGACAGCCGCACTGTCACAACCATGTTTTACCTTGCAGTAATGGGGTTGCTCTGAGAGGCTGGACTTTGTGAGTCATGTGATAGAGCGGAGCCTGTAGATCCAACTGACCCTACAGAACCAGAGTTGCCCACTGTAGTTTTACTCCCACGATGCACCACATTGTTCCTCTGGTTAACTGGTTTAACAGTCACAATAAGGTTGTGACTGTTAGCCACCATCATGTCTGTAACCTAAAAAGAGAGTTATAGCTTTGAAAGAAGTCAGTGGATTTGAAAACATAAATCATGTGTGTTGTACATAAATTAACTTGTTAATCACATTTTGAATGTTGAATGTATGTTATACCTTATGATTCAAACAGTACCTCATTCAATACATGAATTGAAAACTATTATGGTAACATAATTTAACTTTTGCAGAAGCTCCGTGGATCTCCGCAATCATTAACTTTTGGCACTGTTTACCTGATCCAAAGATTTTCCTGCTACATCAATGCCGTTGACTTCAAGGATTTCGTCGTTAACTCCCAGCAGCCCGGTGCTCTCTGCCAGCCCACCACGTACCAAACGAGATATGAACACCCCTGGAACCTAAAGAGGAAAGCATAAAatacttttctgtttgtttcatcagtTACAACGTAAGATCCTATATTTTTTCTGGTCAAACATaagaaaaatacagcaacatGTCCATTATATGCCATATGTTATCAAAAACTTTATTGTGTTGGGTTTTTAACAGATATTGCAAGCAAGGGTATTCAAAAAAAGCAATATAATAATGATTGGGATGGCGAACTGAGATCACAAATATGTTAACAGGACTTTCACACACATGGCTACAGAAGTCTGGGTCAGTTGCGGCACCAATTTATTGTCAACTGAAAACCACCTACTGTCCACTTTACATGCAACAGCAGTTAAAGAAAGGTGATCTTTATGAAAATACATCGTCTCTGTTTAGCTATTGTTAGGTGAGCgttttttagaaacattttgatTCCAGCAGATACCAAAACAGAAAGCCTGTTTTTTGCCTGATGTGGAGGAATTcgaaattaaaaacagaaaaagttgatCACTGTGGTGTCTCAGTTATTAACAATGTCTTTAACTTGGTCCTGATAACTTATATCACATATCAAGTTGATTGAAGTGGACCTAAAACAGAAATCAATATATATTGTGGatgaattagaaataaaaaaggggaaatgGTGGTTGCCATGGTTTCCTGATTATTAAACAATCCTATGTAAGAAGTGAGacagaattacaaaaaaataaataaaaaaagtacaaattgaCACCATTGTAGTTGGAAAAACTGGTTGGAGCCAACCATGTAACAACACTTCAGATCAGAACTGCAGCTTCACCAAAGAACAGATATgaagaaatgcaaatataatCATTCAAAGTGTCTTAGTTTTTCTGTGCAATATGTCCGCGGTACCCTACTGGTGGCGTTCCATAAAGAATACAGTGTGTTTAATCTGAAGCAGAATTATAAAATCCAACCTACAGTTCTCCTTTCAGCCACCAGGTATTGCAAAGTCACTTCCCTGATCCCCTTTCTATACTGTACTATAGCCTACTAatgtctgtgaatgtgtttctgaATTTCTTGACAATATTACTGCGCTAGATAATTACAGAAGATTACACCAGGtttcagattattattatttaaagatcTACCAAATATTATAAACACAGCAATGTGAGTCATTGAAATAGTATAGTGtgttaaaaactttattttaaatcagattacagatgatgatgatgacgtcTTGGACATGACACTGCCTTAAGTGTAAATTGTGTCTTCGGCTctgttgaatgaatgaaaagtgaTCTACCAATTGTTAGTTTTTTGATTAGTTGTCCTCCCTTCCTCTAGTAACACAGACCTACAGCTTATTAGTGTTTTTGTTATCACACAAATGACACACATACTTGCAGGTGAATATTCTGCGCAATGGAGCATATGCTCAAACATTCTTAAATGATATATAAATGACTTGGATTTGTCGACTAAGTTTGGTTCCTATAGTTAGTGTTTATTTACTGTAGGCTGCTGTCATGTTTTGTGCGCCTAATTACTTTGCATAgttttggtgtcagatcagctgACGTTTTCAGACAAAAATCTTCAGGCCTGCGATATCCATGCCACTATTGATCTCAAGTGAAAGCGAAAGACCCGCCCGACAACAAGTGACTAGTGTCCATCTTCATTCcctccatttaaaaaaacatccttttttCAACAGTTTACCGCTGGCCCGTGTTCATATCATGTTCATAATGTTTgccaattaataaaaattaaaaactcatATCAGATTGGCATACATATTCAGAaactttgcaacaacacttatTATTAGCTCAAGTGCCTCCCATTTCCCTTGATTGTTGATTGGAGTTGACAATGTAAACTATATCAGACCAAACACCATGAGGTAAAAGGAACCGTATGGAGAGTTCAGAAACAGGATTATAACATGTTCCACAGTGCTCAGTGGCAACAgtcctaagcacacagccaagacaaaacataaatgGGTTAGGGACAACTGTCCTAGAGTCCTCGTGAAGGTCCTGGAGTGGCCCAGCTGGAGCCCGGACTTGAACACCTCTAGAGAGAGCTGAAAATGGCTGTCTTCCAATGGTCTgcatccaacctgactgagcttgagaggatttgcaaagaatggcagaaaatcccccaatCCAAGCTTGTTGTGTCATACCCAATGTGATACATgccaatgtgatatttcagcatttgttttttgtaaattcatAGACACTTctaaaattcatattttgtgttattattatggCATACTGagtgtaaattaatttaaaaaaaaaaaagaatttaaacaaatttaaacaactgtattaTCAGGCTGCATAACAATAATGATAACAGTAAAGGGTGtcagaaaactttctgaattCACTGTATTTCATCTAGTTAAAACAAATCTGATTGCAAATctgtcacattttatatttgtttgacattagCTCTTTCAGTACAAACATTAGCGCCAGTGGCATGATTAGCCTGGGTACCACCTCTCCTCATCTAAGCTATGGCTAAAATTGTCTTGAGGATTATGTTTGATTATCATATTAAATTTGTTGTGTTACCTTGAAAGGTGGAATGTCATCTTGTATAATACACAGTaggtttaaattaaataacttaTCTCACCTTTTCGACACCATGTGGTGTCACCCGCATGCTTACTCCATCACGAATGTAGAAGCCTAGGGGTTTATGGGTACCATGCTTGTGGAGTCGTACACGCCGGTGTGTCTCAGGTAAGATGTCCACATCGATAATGGATGAGATCTGTCTGAAGTTCTGTGGTAGACCAATCATAAGGCCCTGTTTATTCTTTGAGTGGGTGGAGCCTGACCCAGTGGGCCGGAGTCCAGTTAAGCCCAGTCCCTTTTTACGCCTCTGTAGGGAGTTGGTGCCAAAAACTACAGGTTCATCCTCTTTAAgggaacacaaagaaacattaaGAGATAGTTCATTAGTTACATTGCGATGTACATACAAATGTCAAGTACAGTGCATTTTTAATAGTATTGGAAACTGGCCTGGTGACttacatatgtatataaaacCATCCTACAGATGGAGCAGCCTAAAACTGCTGCATGATTCATGCTGGAGTCCTGCCGGATGGGGGATGTATCCCATACGGAATTTACACTGAATGTTGACCATCCGCAATGACGTAATGAACTTAGACCCACGTTGTTAATGCCCCTAAACCACTTTCTTAAAATCAGGTTGCAAAGCTGGATTAATGCatcaggtggagcagtgattaGTGTTAAGATACTGCAGTATGTGGCGATCTGAACCTTCTGTCCAATCAAAAATCCTCATTGTACTGtagctctttgtttttctctcagtgaTCTGCATTGTGAACATTAACTATAAGAGTCCAGGttcaggtctgtgtgtctgtttaacCGCAGGCTACACACACCAGCAGAGCAGAGGTGgaggtgtttttatttgtgctttaaaaCGTAATCACAGTGACACTATCAgaaaataagattttatttCTCAGATTTGTATGTTAAAATCGCTCCCTTTCTTCATTCAGTCTCTACCAAACTCGAccactgtctttctctgtgtcacAAATGGCAGCAGCGGAATGGAGACACTCACCACATACTTTTTATTACCCATGTAGAAACACCGTGGTGGTACAGTAGTTAACGCAAACCTATTCAAACCTACCTAGACTTCTGTTAATATAAcgtcaatattattattattattattattattaataataataataatatcgaTGGAAGCAGGGCTCACTAATTCAAAcagtatagtgacagaaaacgatgttattaatattatattaagagAAGTCTAGGCAGGAGCTCACCTGTTCAAACCTACCTAGATTTCTCTTAATATAAtatcaatattaataataatatccaTGGAAGCACAGCTCACTAATTCAAAcagtatagtgacagaaaacgctgcttttttgtgttttgagcGATGATGTTGCTGTTACGAAATGctgtgcatttcattttcagtctgaCTTTTTGTggactttgattaaaaaaatgagacAGCATCGCTCCAGTAATGATTTCTCCAATCATTCAGCTTTTTGCTGTTACAGAATCAAAAGTGCAAAATTCTGGAcctatttaaataaactgttctAATCCAACACTCTCCCACCAACACATGCATCTGAACTGGCTTTAAAAATAAGATTATTGCAAGATTAAtgattattgttaatattgCCCAGGTCTGTTTATCGCCTTTCTTTATGGTGGCTGGTTTCTGATGAGGGGTAAGGGGATTAGGAAAACCTGTTTTCCTGCCATGTTTAGGTGGTTTCTAAACAGCTTCTCCAACAGCGCATGtacataacaaaaggctgcaggcagaaacacacattgacTGAATGAGGGTGAGCttgtttgtaaaacaaagtcCGTCTGAAGTCcgacaaaaaaatgaaacacaaagtgcctcGTAGAAGCCTAAATAAGGTACTTTCCCCCACAGATTTTTTCACCTGTGCATGTCTCCTCTTTCCTGTACTCCGCCTGCACTTTCAAACTGCTgcaataaaataagaaataaaatataaatatggaGAGACCCCCACCAAACAGTCCATTCTGGTGCAGACAGCCACAAAGTTTCTTTCTGTGAAACCCTTTAAGGAAAACAGTAACGTCACACACATTTAActaaaaatatctgaaatgCAAGTTGAGGGTAAAATTTGACAGTTTGCCCTGTcaaaaaatatgacaataaagttttagCAACTATGAGCAGAAAACTAAAGTCATACATTAAGAGCTGTAGTCCTGAAAACTTTGTTCAGGACTGTTATCTGCTGAGCAACTTCTGCTAGATGCACAACTAGAGCAATTAAATTTCTTAAGCATCAACAGCCTGCACTGCCGCCTCAGAATTTAAAGTTGTGGCAACTTTTTTGtgtaactaaaaaataaattacttaagGTGAAAATTcaagataaaatgtatttcaagggtttctgctgttaaaatatgtgaataaataaTTGTATGTGGTAGTGACATCTTTACAATTCCAACAAATGTGataatttggtttaaaaaactaaaagtgaaacTTCAGCTCAGAAATACTATGATGGTGGAACGCGCTACGAACTCTGCATGTTCAGCAACCTCACTTCCAATTTTCaaaaatctgctgaaaacaTAACTCTTCAACACTTTACTATGCACTATAATCTTGGAAAAAAATAAGCTAAGTTCTTTtcgctctttcttgcacttgcatctcatgaaatgaaaacacatcttCTGAAAGCACTTTGctattatgttttctttttgaatacattttttgctgccttgtacctttGGATTAAAACGCCTGtgccaaatgattaaatgtaaatgtaaaatttgctGTGTCTACAGTAGTAACACATACAGGTCAAGCACTGgtttatgtgtaaatgtgtttatgtgagcaAAGTACCACCTTTTGCATGAAAGGGGCTTAAATAGGGGCGGTTACTTTGAAATGTATACACCCCCTAGCAGGCAACAGAAAAAGAAGGGCTGCTGATAAAAAGCTGAGACCTGCGCAACATTCAGGCAACACCTTCCTGACAGGCAGCACCTTCCTGACAGGCAGCTGAGTAGTCTTCGCAAACATCTTCAACCTGTTTGTTGTAAATTCCAGTGTCCCACCTTGCATGAAGTTTTCTACAGTCATTTCCCAACTAAAAAGCAGCAGTGGTCTAACTGTCTGGTCACACTCAGACGTGATTTCAAGAAGTGCTTTAAATGTCATCAAAGCCAGCCAccagtttttgacattttgccaATAAAGACAATAGGTCTACTGAAGATACTATAGCCAATGCCCTCTACATCACCAGGAAAGCTATTATTCCAAGCAGGCTGGTTGCCAAACTTACTGACCTAGGACCGTCCAAATCCATCTGGATCAAAGACTTCCTGACAAACCACTCCCAGAATCTGAGACTAGGCCCACCACCCATCTTCCATTctttctctttaaacaaatgaCTGTGTTCCCACACAAAATCAAATAATACCATCATTAAGTTTGCAGTCATGGTTGGACTTATGTCAGGAGGGTATGATATCAAAAGACTGACAGGATGGCTTTCAGAAGTCTCTGATCCTTCacttcttaaaaacaaaagaaagcaaGCAGTAGTTCACAGTAGATCGCAAACAACTATACATAGATAAAGATTGCATGAAAAGGGTCCCCATCTTCAAGCTTTATGTATACATATTGCTAAAGATCTCTCctgaaacatcaacaacacagTTGCAGTTAAGAAGGCACAGTACAGACTCTATTTTCTTGAGAGTCTCTCATCAGCTGCCCATTGCCCACTGGAAGAATTTCTGAGCTCCCACTGCTTCAACTGAGCTACGTGAAAAATAAACACTACTAAAAACttacttttatatttcttaGCCTATCTGCatgatctgtgtttttatgtatttagttACACTAGTTTTATAATGATCttgattatatttacattttgatttatcGATATATGAAAAATGCAATAACATTAGAAGTATCTCAAGTGAAAATCTCAATCTCCTCATTTTTTCCTGTGTTGAAACTGactttatttacttgtttatttaaagttttgtcTTTGGTTTGGAGAGGTATGCACAAAAGCAACATTAGAGCTCCTACTAAATTTCTTTGTAAGTTTAGAGATATTTATCTGGCTaatatttatgttatgttatgttatgactCACCAATATTTCTTTCTGAGTATTAAATTCAATCCCTAGTACTCAAATgccgtttaaaaaaaaaacaaacaaaaaaaaaaacacagtatattGGCATATAAAGCaaaattacaaccccaattccaaagttgtgacagtgtgtaaaacctaaataaaaacagggtGTAATGACTTGCACATCTCATCAACCATTATtatattcacaaaaaaatataaacaacatcTCAGAtgctgaaacagacatttttatggAACTACTTTGGTggaataaatattaatgtgtgtattttgtgattaACATTTTGATAGAGCATGAAATTAGCATGgatatgtaatttatttcatattgATCTGTTTATTGTGCCAGCTAAGGAGCTGCATTAGCATGATAACATTAGCCAACCGAATTTGGAGGAGGCTAGTTAGCATGCCGCTGCTTGCTGACATTAGTTTCTGTATTAAATAATACAGGAATAGTTATGAAGTATGGGTGATAAGTGGCTCAGTCACCTTGTCACTTCCGCGGGTACGCCTTGATAGTTGGGTAGAGGCAGGTGAGGTTGGACATGTCCATACGGACTCAGTTCtcagttttctctttaaaatatttcccgAGCCTGGCTTACAGTATCTCCAATGAATGCAGCGTTCGGCCTAGCAGACACCTGCTTATACTAACATTACAGTTATCGGGGTAATGTGAGTTATGTGAGATCGTAACAAACCCAGTTACACCATATAATATTGCACTCAATGGTTTTACTGCCTTGGGGGCTGGAAAGCTGTGGTTGATGTTTGCTACTCTCAAGGGGACTAACattatttctctttcttcttaaATTATCCCCTGACACTGGCCAGCAGTGAGCCTGCTGAGTGCAGCAGATGACTGCCTCTTTGCCGTAGTGTCAGCGGAAGTGTTGCTTTATCAGTGGAAACACCGTTTGCCAGTGTGCAATCAATTTTACTAGTTAGCATTATCATGATTTATGGAAAAAACATACCAAATAACATACAATGCAATTGTTTTACTTCCTTTAAACAATAAAAGCGGGCTTGTTTTAAAATACCAACATGTGATGGAGTACAGTATCAATTCAATGAGGTGTCATACAATGAGTAATCGTTTTTAAGATAAGTAATACTAACTGCAGCAGTTAGAACATTGGAAATTAAGTATCACTAGGTGGCAGTGTAGcatacaaaatgtatttcaatttCAAGCATTCCATTTAGCCAGATAGAAAATTAGAAGCTACAATGGGTTAGACCACTCATACTGTCTCACTCTTTGAgattctaataaaaaaacactagttTCAAAATTGACCTTCAATATGTACCCTCTGCCCCTATGCAAtcatcagtttttttaattaactagtGTAGGCATTTAGTATTACCAGATGCACTCAAACTACCAAACATAAATGAATGTCtacattgttattttttgtttgtatgttattttgaatattgaatatatgcagttttttttatatgaattgCAGAAGgaagttggggttcagggtgCATTACATGAAGCTACAACCAACATCCGTATTATTTCCCTGTAAGGTTGTACTTGTAAGTCTGTCTTTCACAAATActcaaatacaagtacaaattttatttacaatgcatctaaatttgtaaatcataaaataaagatacaaatatttattgcacaaaaTTAGCTCCAtgccatttcatggaaaatattagctcattttgaatttaatgacAGCAACACATGGAATAGGGGGAACAAAAGGCTTGAAAATAAATTGCCGCTTATCAAAAACAAACGGacgagcatttgacaactaattaggttatttggcaacaggtcagtaacgtGATTGGGCATAA encodes:
- the pard6a gene encoding partitioning defective 6 homolog alpha isoform X1, whose protein sequence is MFLSAVPQLSRQPGSRMSRQQQQHRTPLKVIENVVEVKSKFEAEYRRFALKRNGPGGFREFYSLLQTIHHIPDIDVLLGYADVHGDLLPINNDDNFHKAVSSANPLLRIIITKREDEPVVFGTNSLQRRKKGLGLTGLRPTGSGSTHSKNKQGLMIGLPQNFRQISSIIDVDILPETHRRVRLHKHGTHKPLGFYIRDGVSMRVTPHGVEKVPGVFISRLVRGGLAESTGLLGVNDEILEVNGIDVAGKSLDQVTDMMVANSHNLIVTVKPVNQRNNVVHRGSKTTVGNSGSVGSVGSTGSALSHDSQSPASQSNPITASNSIAEGDSDDEDDEADFILENDSVTPNDYLRITNSNNTNFNRDSPSNRRHNPTVIRPIPQSVSLPNSVGASLSENSMMMSNHNGNPTHTASSSQESMREDGNIITL
- the pard6a gene encoding partitioning defective 6 homolog alpha isoform X2, which codes for MSRQQQQHRTPLKVIENVVEVKSKFEAEYRRFALKRNGPGGFREFYSLLQTIHHIPDIDVLLGYADVHGDLLPINNDDNFHKAVSSANPLLRIIITKREDEPVVFGTNSLQRRKKGLGLTGLRPTGSGSTHSKNKQGLMIGLPQNFRQISSIIDVDILPETHRRVRLHKHGTHKPLGFYIRDGVSMRVTPHGVEKVPGVFISRLVRGGLAESTGLLGVNDEILEVNGIDVAGKSLDQVTDMMVANSHNLIVTVKPVNQRNNVVHRGSKTTVGNSGSVGSVGSTGSALSHDSQSPASQSNPITASNSIAEGDSDDEDDEADFILENDSVTPNDYLRITNSNNTNFNRDSPSNRRHNPTVIRPIPQSVSLPNSVGASLSENSMMMSNHNGNPTHTASSSQESMREDGNIITL
- the pard6a gene encoding partitioning defective 6 homolog alpha isoform X3 — translated: MKSGKAVGPDDIHVEFEAEYRRFALKRNGPGGFREFYSLLQTIHHIPDIDVLLGYADVHGDLLPINNDDNFHKAVSSANPLLRIIITKREDEPVVFGTNSLQRRKKGLGLTGLRPTGSGSTHSKNKQGLMIGLPQNFRQISSIIDVDILPETHRRVRLHKHGTHKPLGFYIRDGVSMRVTPHGVEKVPGVFISRLVRGGLAESTGLLGVNDEILEVNGIDVAGKSLDQVTDMMVANSHNLIVTVKPVNQRNNVVHRGSKTTVGNSGSVGSVGSTGSALSHDSQSPASQSNPITASNSIAEGDSDDEDDEADFILENDSVTPNDYLRITNSNNTNFNRDSPSNRRHNPTVIRPIPQSVSLPNSVGASLSENSMMMSNHNGNPTHTASSSQESMREDGNIITL